CGAGGTCTATGATTATGCTAATTTCCCTCTTTAACTCCACTGGTACATGACCAGGTATTTTAACTTTTATGATTTTACCTCCAACCCTTGCATGGATTATTGTATCAGTTCCTAACGCTTCTACGAAATCAACCACACCCTTAATCTTGGCTTTTCTTTTGACGTGCAGAAATTCGGAGATGCCTTCAACAGTCATGTGCTCTGGTCTTATTCCAAACACAACAGTTTTATTAATGTAATCTCTAAGCAGTTCTCCCAAATCTTCAGGAAGATGTACTTCAAATCCCTCCCCCTCTAAAACAACGCCCCTATCGGTTTCTTTAACAGTAACATCAACAATGTTCATCTCTGGAGCTCCTATGAAAGTTGCAACGAAGATTGAATTTGGCTTGGAGTAAACTTCAACTGGAGGTCCTACTTGTAGAACTTTTCCTTGCTTCATCACAGCAATTCTATCGCCCATTGTCATTGCCTCAACTTGGTCGTGGGTAACATAAATTGTCGTAACCTTAAGCTGAGCTTGGAGCTTTTTAATTTCAGCACGCATCATGACTCTGAGCTTTGCATCTAAGTTTGAGAGAGGTTCGTCCATTAAGAGAACGTCAGGCTCAACAACAATAGCCCTAGCAACCGCCACTCTCTGTCTCTGAC
This DNA window, taken from Thermococcus sp. M39, encodes the following:
- a CDS encoding ABC transporter ATP-binding protein gives rise to the protein MVEVRLENLKKYFDKGRVKAVDGINLTIKDGEFLVLLGPSGCGKTTTLRMISGLEVPTAGKIWFGDRDVTYLPPKDRNISMVFQSYAVWPHMKVYDNIAFPLRIKKYPEDEIRKKVKWVAELLQIGELLDRYPAQLSGGQRQRVAVARAIVVEPDVLLMDEPLSNLDAKLRVMMRAEIKKLQAQLKVTTIYVTHDQVEAMTMGDRIAVMKQGKVLQVGPPVEVYSKPNSIFVATFIGAPEMNIVDVTVKETDRGVVLEGEGFEVHLPEDLGELLRDYINKTVVFGIRPEHMTVEGISEFLHVKRKAKIKGVVDFVEALGTDTIIHARVGGKIIKVKIPGHVPVELKREISIIIDLDNIHVFDKSTEKAII